Proteins encoded within one genomic window of Halobacteroides halobius DSM 5150:
- a CDS encoding PHP domain-containing protein, with the protein MSGIYADLHMHTVLSPCGDLLMTPQNIIKQALGVGLDIIAITDHNSAENVEVAIKLAKDTPLTVIPGMEVTTSEEVHLVCLFANLKQVLQLQEIVYKALPNIKNKEEVFGPQIIVNSNDQYVKKLDRLLLTATDLTVKQVIKEVRKLGGLVIPAHIDKKNYSLISNLGFIPPDLNLSIVEIYSKVDLEEIKLKFPQLENYFLITSSDAHYLEDIAKSIKLRLNSKKLSKLKKVISINEESKKLKDI; encoded by the coding sequence GTGTCAGGAATTTATGCTGATTTGCATATGCATACTGTTTTATCACCTTGTGGTGATTTATTAATGACACCACAAAATATTATCAAGCAAGCTTTAGGGGTTGGATTAGATATAATTGCTATCACTGATCATAATTCAGCTGAAAATGTAGAAGTAGCAATTAAGTTAGCAAAAGATACCCCTCTAACTGTTATACCAGGTATGGAAGTTACTACAAGTGAAGAAGTTCATTTAGTTTGTTTATTTGCTAATCTTAAGCAAGTTTTACAGTTACAAGAGATAGTTTATAAGGCATTACCTAATATAAAAAATAAAGAAGAGGTCTTTGGCCCACAAATAATTGTTAATTCAAATGATCAATATGTAAAAAAATTAGATAGATTATTATTAACAGCTACTGATCTTACTGTGAAGCAAGTGATAAAAGAGGTTAGAAAGCTAGGAGGATTAGTTATTCCAGCTCATATTGATAAGAAAAATTACAGTTTGATTTCTAATTTAGGGTTTATTCCACCAGATTTGAATTTATCTATTGTAGAGATCTATTCTAAAGTTGATTTAGAAGAGATTAAATTAAAATTTCCTCAACTTGAAAATTATTTTTTGATAACTAGTTCTGATGCTCATTATTTAGAAGATATAGCAAAGAGTATTAAGTTGAGGCTGAATTCAAAAAAATTATCTAAATTAAAGAAAGTAATATCTATCAATGAAGAATCTAAAAAGTTGAAAGATATATAA
- a CDS encoding DRTGG domain-containing protein — protein sequence MKLKEIVNQLELEIVVEGNLDAQVTGGYACDLLSNVMANANKGDLWLTIQGHQNIVAVSLLVEAAGIIVVEDFEIDEETIEKALEKEVTILRSTMSTYELAGQLYKLGVE from the coding sequence ATGAAACTTAAAGAAATTGTTAATCAACTGGAGTTAGAAATAGTGGTAGAAGGTAATTTAGATGCTCAAGTAACAGGAGGGTATGCTTGTGATTTATTAAGTAATGTAATGGCTAATGCTAATAAAGGTGATTTATGGCTTACAATTCAGGGCCATCAGAATATAGTAGCTGTTTCCTTATTAGTTGAAGCAGCAGGGATTATAGTTGTAGAAGATTTTGAGATTGATGAAGAAACAATTGAAAAAGCTTTAGAAAAAGAGGTTACTATTTTACGGAGTACTATGTCAACTTATGAATTAGCAGGCCAATTATATAAATTAGGGGTTGAATAA
- a CDS encoding [Fe-Fe] hydrogenase large subunit C-terminal domain-containing protein has product MNKSHSVHLKEDKCEGCTNCVQNCPTKAIRVHQGQAWIKDQYCIDCGECIRNCEHHAKHVITGELKEIQEYEYSIAVVPPSFYGQFTEEIDPVHVTIGLKELGFKEVWDAALGAEALTRATRDYLKNNEGPIISSACPAVVRLIKLLYPELIDYLLPLKPPVEIVAQKIRQRVKKSKGFDDDQVGVFFITPCPAKMTAIKNPLGMEESFFTGAIAVDKIYRPLLQKVKELKTVNEKDYKPPYLGIGWANSGGESGLINNDTIAVSGIHNVISVLEELDRGDLSHIKFFELLACEPGCVGGVLNVKNPFLAQFNIKKLIKQGDKLVKQEVGKYDFILDNDFESNAVGPLDDDFNSAIAKLAKLKDETDALPGLDCAACGTPDCKTLAEDIVNGLASRSDCVFILRQQLADLTDQMTSLAHSLPPVMQREDKSDET; this is encoded by the coding sequence ATGAATAAGTCCCATTCTGTGCATTTAAAGGAAGATAAATGTGAAGGTTGTACTAATTGTGTACAAAATTGTCCTACTAAAGCAATTAGAGTACACCAAGGTCAGGCTTGGATTAAGGACCAGTACTGTATAGATTGTGGTGAGTGTATTAGAAACTGTGAACATCATGCAAAGCATGTTATTACTGGTGAATTAAAAGAAATCCAAGAGTATGAGTATTCTATAGCTGTAGTACCACCTAGTTTTTATGGTCAATTTACTGAAGAGATAGATCCTGTTCATGTTACAATAGGTTTAAAGGAATTAGGATTTAAAGAGGTATGGGATGCTGCTTTAGGAGCAGAAGCACTAACTAGGGCTACGAGAGATTATCTAAAGAATAATGAGGGGCCAATAATTTCCTCAGCTTGCCCTGCTGTAGTTAGATTAATAAAGTTATTATATCCAGAGTTAATAGATTATTTATTACCTCTTAAACCTCCAGTAGAGATAGTAGCGCAAAAAATAAGACAAAGGGTTAAAAAGAGTAAGGGATTTGATGATGATCAAGTTGGAGTCTTTTTTATTACTCCATGTCCTGCTAAAATGACAGCAATTAAGAATCCTTTAGGTATGGAAGAGAGTTTTTTTACAGGAGCTATAGCAGTAGATAAGATTTATCGGCCATTATTACAAAAAGTAAAGGAGCTAAAAACTGTTAATGAAAAAGATTATAAGCCGCCTTATTTGGGGATTGGCTGGGCCAATAGTGGAGGAGAAAGTGGTTTAATAAATAATGATACCATTGCTGTATCTGGGATTCATAATGTAATTTCTGTGTTAGAAGAGCTTGATCGAGGTGACTTATCTCATATTAAGTTTTTTGAATTATTGGCTTGTGAGCCTGGATGTGTAGGTGGAGTTTTGAATGTAAAGAATCCTTTTTTGGCCCAATTTAATATCAAAAAATTGATTAAGCAGGGGGATAAATTAGTTAAACAAGAAGTAGGTAAGTATGATTTTATCTTAGATAATGATTTTGAATCTAATGCAGTTGGCCCGTTAGATGATGATTTCAACTCAGCTATAGCCAAGTTAGCTAAGTTAAAAGATGAGACTGATGCTTTACCAGGACTAGATTGTGCTGCTTGTGGAACACCTGATTGTAAAACTTTGGCTGAGGATATTGTTAATGGCTTAGCATCGAGGAGTGATTGTGTTTTTATTTTACGTCAGCAATTAGCTGATTTAACTGATCAAATGACTTCTTTAGCTCATTCTTTACCACCAGTTATGCAAAGGGAGGATAAAAGTGATGAAACTTAA
- a CDS encoding ATP-binding protein: protein MEDYSLQTILTSKIEAGDFSSGGEASSNLKEILRKLGVSSDIIRKIAIITYELEMNIIIHSVGGKLKARVSPQVVKVIATDKGPGIEDVDKAFQPGFSTASDSIREMGFGAGMGLCNIKQCSDQLDVETELNVGTTIVASICL, encoded by the coding sequence GTGGAAGATTATTCATTACAGACTATTTTAACTTCTAAAATTGAAGCAGGTGATTTTAGTAGTGGTGGAGAAGCTTCTAGTAATTTAAAAGAGATACTACGTAAACTAGGTGTATCATCTGATATAATTCGAAAGATTGCTATTATAACTTACGAATTGGAAATGAATATTATTATTCATTCAGTAGGTGGTAAGTTAAAGGCTAGAGTGAGTCCTCAAGTAGTTAAAGTCATTGCTACTGACAAAGGGCCAGGAATAGAGGATGTAGATAAAGCCTTTCAACCAGGGTTTTCTACTGCTAGTGATTCTATAAGAGAAATGGGATTTGGAGCTGGTATGGGATTATGTAATATTAAACAGTGTTCCGATCAATTAGATGTAGAAACTGAATTAAATGTAGGTACTACAATTGTTGCTTCCATTTGTTTATAA
- a CDS encoding DRTGG domain-containing protein yields MKLKEVQDLLSAKIIYIKDESALKKCIISTACGADLMSDVLAFTKEKTLLLTGLTNPQVVRTAEMIDLAAIIFVRGKEPLSETIDLAKSKQIPLLVTDKPLYEACGLLYSAGLAAEKLTKLQ; encoded by the coding sequence ATGAAATTAAAAGAAGTGCAAGATTTATTATCAGCTAAGATTATTTATATTAAAGATGAGAGTGCTTTAAAGAAATGTATAATTTCAACTGCCTGTGGTGCTGATTTAATGAGTGATGTTCTAGCATTTACTAAAGAAAAAACCTTATTATTAACCGGATTAACTAATCCACAGGTAGTGAGAACGGCAGAAATGATTGATTTAGCTGCTATTATTTTTGTAAGGGGAAAAGAACCTCTTTCTGAAACTATTGATTTAGCTAAAAGCAAGCAGATACCATTATTAGTTACAGATAAGCCCTTGTATGAAGCTTGTGGTTTATTATATTCTGCTGGATTAGCTGCTGAAAAATTAACTAAGCTACAATAA
- a CDS encoding SPOR domain-containing protein encodes MRRNKGGKLKSGASLFTMLAVMAVMAGVFGYFVSSWFLDYYAAPKEKLNAINGDKIVKEEEINPDKLKEKASNSNATKKKAETESEKPTISQSINNQNLFVVQVGAFSKKSNAQGLVKNLKKQGFTAYITSEEPYRVQTGAFRTEKAAEELGSELKKSGFSVYIKH; translated from the coding sequence ATGAGAAGAAATAAAGGTGGAAAGCTTAAGTCTGGTGCTTCCTTATTTACAATGTTAGCTGTTATGGCGGTGATGGCTGGTGTATTTGGTTATTTTGTTAGTAGCTGGTTTTTAGACTATTATGCTGCTCCTAAGGAAAAGCTTAATGCAATTAATGGTGACAAAATTGTTAAAGAGGAGGAGATTAATCCTGATAAGCTAAAGGAGAAGGCATCTAATTCAAATGCAACCAAGAAGAAAGCAGAAACTGAATCTGAAAAACCTACAATTTCCCAATCAATAAATAATCAGAATCTGTTTGTTGTTCAGGTAGGTGCTTTTAGTAAGAAGTCTAATGCTCAAGGTTTAGTTAAGAATTTGAAAAAGCAAGGATTTACTGCATACATTACTAGTGAGGAGCCTTATCGGGTTCAGACTGGGGCATTTAGAACTGAAAAAGCTGCGGAAGAATTAGGTTCTGAGCTTAAGAAGAGCGGATTCTCTGTTTATATCAAACACTAA
- a CDS encoding bifunctional folylpolyglutamate synthase/dihydrofolate synthase translates to MKAIEYLESLNKFGIKPGLERMELLLDYLGNPEEKLNIIHVGGTNGKGSTAAILTSIYKEAGYKVGTYNSPHLIEFNERIRINDENISDQDLKKLVNKLKIAIKKVNYKLEHPTFFEVITALAISYFADQKVDLAILEVGMGGRLDATNVVDTLISIITNVSLDHTDYLGNTISEIAVEKAGIIKPDQFVITATQNKEVLSCLKQVCSEKEARLVNVYNKFSWKKYQVRLLKQVFDIRGEQEVYNKLQLPLLGNHQIVNAATALSAIEILNDQFPVTKVEIKQGISKVNWPGRLEVTSTQPTIILDGAHNYAAAKKLKEAIRNLEYDNLFLVVSILADKDVKGIISQLAPSARQVIIAENINERVEEVTNIKEEVIQYNSNVKLEEELVKAIDYTKQVAEVNDLIVISGSLYTVAEAKDILEN, encoded by the coding sequence ATGAAAGCAATAGAGTATTTGGAATCTTTAAATAAATTTGGAATAAAGCCTGGCTTAGAGCGAATGGAATTATTATTAGATTACTTGGGAAACCCTGAAGAAAAGCTTAATATTATTCATGTTGGAGGGACTAATGGTAAGGGGTCTACTGCAGCTATATTGACTTCAATCTATAAAGAAGCAGGTTATAAAGTAGGTACTTATAACTCCCCACACTTAATTGAATTTAATGAACGAATTAGAATTAATGATGAAAATATTAGTGACCAAGATTTAAAGAAATTAGTTAATAAATTAAAAATAGCGATTAAGAAAGTGAACTATAAATTAGAACATCCTACTTTTTTTGAAGTTATTACTGCACTAGCTATAAGCTATTTTGCTGACCAAAAGGTAGATTTAGCAATTTTAGAAGTAGGAATGGGTGGCAGACTGGATGCTACTAATGTAGTGGATACTCTAATATCTATTATTACAAATGTAAGTTTAGATCACACTGACTATTTAGGAAATACAATAAGCGAAATTGCTGTTGAAAAGGCAGGAATTATTAAGCCAGATCAATTTGTAATTACTGCTACTCAAAATAAAGAAGTTTTATCTTGTTTAAAACAAGTTTGTTCAGAAAAAGAAGCAAGGTTAGTAAATGTATACAATAAATTTAGTTGGAAAAAATATCAAGTAAGACTATTAAAACAGGTATTTGATATTAGGGGAGAGCAGGAAGTTTATAACAAGTTACAACTTCCTTTATTAGGCAATCATCAAATAGTTAATGCTGCTACTGCTTTATCAGCCATAGAAATTTTAAATGATCAATTTCCAGTTACTAAGGTAGAGATTAAGCAGGGAATATCTAAAGTAAATTGGCCCGGGAGGTTAGAAGTAACATCTACGCAGCCAACTATTATTCTTGATGGTGCTCATAATTATGCTGCAGCTAAGAAATTAAAAGAAGCTATTAGAAATTTAGAATATGATAATTTATTTTTAGTAGTTAGTATTTTAGCTGATAAAGATGTAAAAGGGATTATCAGTCAATTGGCCCCAAGTGCCAGGCAAGTAATAATAGCTGAAAATATAAATGAGCGAGTGGAAGAAGTTACTAATATAAAAGAAGAAGTAATTCAGTATAACTCTAATGTAAAACTAGAAGAAGAATTAGTCAAAGCTATAGATTATACCAAACAAGTTGCGGAGGTTAATGACCTAATTGTAATCAGTGGTTCTTTATATACTGTAGCTGAAGCAAAGGATATTTTAGAAAATTAA
- a CDS encoding flavodoxin family protein: MKGLSVLGSPRHNGNNALLLQEINSSLKENCNIKLDKIEIDNLDISPCLSCDYCKKNINCTIADDMIKLYSKFDEADIILISSPLYFNTVSAQLKAMIDRCQALWANRFVLKKPLIDPNKKRLGAFVSTAGQPITNDRFKYVTSTLDLFFKAISADYYDNFFVGNIDHKPITNRPKIISDAYDWGERLAQELKRL, encoded by the coding sequence ATGAAAGGACTATCTGTTCTAGGCAGTCCTCGTCATAACGGAAATAATGCATTATTACTTCAAGAAATAAATTCTAGTTTAAAAGAAAATTGTAATATTAAATTAGATAAAATAGAAATAGATAACCTAGATATTAGCCCCTGTCTATCTTGTGATTATTGTAAAAAAAATATAAACTGTACTATTGCAGATGATATGATAAAACTCTACTCTAAGTTTGATGAAGCAGATATAATCTTAATTTCCTCTCCTCTTTATTTTAACACTGTTTCAGCTCAATTAAAAGCAATGATTGATCGTTGTCAAGCATTATGGGCCAACCGCTTTGTATTAAAGAAACCATTAATTGACCCTAACAAAAAAAGGTTAGGAGCTTTTGTCTCCACAGCTGGTCAACCTATAACTAATGATAGATTTAAGTACGTAACTAGTACTCTAGATTTATTCTTTAAAGCAATTAGTGCTGACTACTATGATAATTTTTTTGTTGGTAATATAGACCACAAACCAATTACTAATAGACCTAAAATCATCTCTGATGCTTATGATTGGGGAGAACGATTGGCCCAAGAATTAAAAAGACTATAG
- a CDS encoding ATP-binding protein: protein MKAKKIIKIDENKCNGCGECITTCNKGGLKIIDGIAKLVKESLCGSFIDCIGDCPTGALTIKNKRLSASNTLAPNAGCYLSGRYDANDWLT from the coding sequence ATGAAGGCTAAAAAAATTATCAAAATTGATGAAAATAAGTGTAATGGGTGTGGAGAATGTATCACAACTTGTAATAAAGGTGGACTAAAAATCATTGATGGGATAGCAAAATTAGTTAAAGAATCACTTTGTGGATCTTTTATCGACTGTATTGGGGACTGTCCTACTGGAGCTTTAACCATTAAAAATAAAAGATTATCAGCTAGTAACACATTGGCTCCTAATGCTGGTTGTTATTTGAGTGGTAGATATGATGCTAATGACTGGCTTACTTAA
- a CDS encoding valine--tRNA ligase → MGKENLSTTYNPDQVEEKWYDYWQENQFFQAEVNEDKESFTIMMPPPNVTGQLHIGHALDMTFQDILIRWKRMQGYEALWVPGTDHASIATEVKVVNKMREEEGLTKDDINREEFLERAWDWTEEYGNTITNQLTKLGVSCDWDKERFTMDEGCNKAVKEAFVQLYDKGLIYQGDYIINWCPDCETTLSDVEVEHEDQPGELYQLKYNFKDKDDYIVVATTRPETMLGDTAIAVNPDDERYQDLIGEKVIVPIVNREVEIIADDYVDSEFGTGMVKVTPAHDPNDFEIGQRHDLEIIKVIDDQANMTSEAGKYEGMDRYECRKQLIDDLKSTGLLTGIEEHEHSVGQCYRCDTVIEPLVSKQWFVDMEQLATPAIEAVKNGDINFVPERFDKVYFNWMENIRDWCISRQLWWGHQIPVWYCQDCGEVIVTSKEPTNCSECDSSKLQQDEDVLDTWFSSGLWPFSTLGWPEDKAEVDYFYPTDVLVTGRDIIFFWVARMIFMSLEFMEEKPFSDIYIHGLVRDSQGRKMSKSLGNGVDPIEVINQYGADTLRFTLITGNTPGNDIRYREERVEASRNFANKLWNASRFVLMNLEDFELDEIDYGNLKYTLADQWMLSRLNKKIKQVTDLLDDYQFGQVAQELYDFVWSEFCDWYIELIKPRLYQDEDQAAYQTAQYVVWYTLSNILKLLHPCMPFITEEIWDCLPSVEDSLMTATWPEPDSIAINDQAEAKMDIVMDVIRSVRNIRNEMKVNPGKEITAILTSEEQAKLDVIAEGRDYIADLSKVSDLTITAEVDDRPDKASTAITNQVEIILPLKDLIDIDKEVARLEEEIEDVEYEIERAKGKLANEGFVNNAPDHLVEEEREKKKEYTAKKEQLQERLAELKG, encoded by the coding sequence ATGGGCAAGGAAAATCTATCAACAACTTATAATCCAGATCAAGTAGAAGAAAAATGGTATGATTATTGGCAAGAAAATCAATTTTTTCAAGCGGAGGTTAATGAAGATAAAGAGTCGTTTACAATTATGATGCCGCCTCCTAATGTTACTGGTCAATTACATATTGGTCATGCTTTAGATATGACTTTTCAAGATATTTTAATTCGTTGGAAGCGAATGCAAGGATATGAAGCTTTATGGGTACCAGGGACAGATCATGCTAGTATTGCTACTGAGGTTAAAGTAGTTAATAAAATGCGAGAGGAAGAAGGATTAACTAAAGATGATATAAATAGAGAAGAATTTTTAGAGCGGGCCTGGGATTGGACAGAAGAGTATGGAAACACAATTACTAACCAGCTTACTAAATTAGGGGTTTCTTGTGATTGGGATAAAGAAAGGTTTACAATGGATGAAGGATGTAATAAAGCAGTTAAAGAAGCTTTTGTCCAATTATATGATAAAGGATTAATTTATCAAGGGGATTATATTATAAATTGGTGTCCTGATTGTGAAACTACTTTATCAGATGTTGAGGTAGAACACGAGGATCAACCAGGCGAATTATATCAATTAAAATATAACTTCAAAGATAAAGATGATTATATTGTAGTTGCTACTACTAGACCAGAAACTATGTTAGGAGATACAGCAATAGCTGTTAACCCAGATGATGAGCGATATCAGGACTTAATTGGTGAGAAGGTAATTGTACCGATTGTTAATCGAGAGGTTGAGATTATTGCTGATGATTATGTAGATTCTGAATTTGGTACTGGTATGGTCAAGGTGACACCTGCTCATGATCCTAATGATTTTGAAATAGGTCAACGTCATGATTTAGAAATTATTAAGGTGATTGATGATCAAGCTAATATGACTAGTGAAGCTGGTAAATATGAAGGAATGGATCGTTATGAATGCCGCAAGCAGTTAATTGACGATCTAAAGTCTACTGGTCTATTAACAGGAATTGAAGAACATGAACACTCAGTAGGACAGTGCTATCGTTGTGATACTGTTATTGAACCTTTAGTTTCTAAACAGTGGTTTGTTGATATGGAGCAGCTAGCCACACCAGCTATTGAAGCTGTAAAGAATGGAGATATTAATTTTGTCCCAGAGCGATTTGATAAAGTTTATTTTAACTGGATGGAGAATATTAGAGATTGGTGTATTTCTAGACAGTTGTGGTGGGGACATCAAATTCCAGTTTGGTATTGTCAAGATTGTGGTGAAGTGATTGTAACCTCTAAAGAGCCAACGAATTGTTCGGAATGTGATAGTTCTAAGTTACAGCAGGATGAAGATGTATTAGATACATGGTTTAGTTCTGGACTTTGGCCTTTTTCTACTTTAGGTTGGCCCGAGGATAAAGCAGAGGTAGATTATTTTTATCCGACTGATGTATTAGTTACTGGTCGAGATATTATTTTCTTTTGGGTAGCTAGAATGATTTTTATGTCTTTAGAGTTTATGGAGGAGAAACCTTTTTCTGATATTTATATTCATGGTTTAGTAAGGGATTCGCAAGGAAGAAAAATGAGTAAATCATTAGGTAATGGAGTAGATCCTATTGAAGTTATTAATCAATATGGAGCTGATACTTTACGATTTACTTTAATTACTGGTAATACACCAGGTAATGATATTCGGTATCGAGAGGAAAGAGTTGAAGCTAGTAGAAACTTTGCTAACAAGTTATGGAATGCTTCTCGATTTGTACTAATGAATTTAGAAGATTTTGAGTTAGATGAAATAGATTATGGTAATTTAAAATATACTTTAGCTGACCAGTGGATGTTAAGTCGCTTAAATAAAAAAATTAAACAAGTAACTGATTTATTAGATGACTATCAATTTGGTCAAGTAGCCCAAGAATTATATGATTTTGTGTGGAGTGAATTTTGTGATTGGTATATTGAGTTAATTAAACCACGATTATACCAGGATGAAGATCAAGCAGCATATCAAACGGCACAATATGTAGTGTGGTATACTTTAAGTAATATTTTAAAATTATTACATCCATGTATGCCATTTATCACTGAAGAAATTTGGGATTGTTTACCTAGTGTAGAGGATAGTTTGATGACTGCTACTTGGCCTGAACCAGATAGTATAGCCATTAATGATCAAGCTGAAGCTAAAATGGATATAGTAATGGATGTAATTAGAAGTGTTAGAAATATTAGAAATGAAATGAAGGTTAACCCTGGAAAAGAGATTACAGCTATTTTAACCTCTGAGGAGCAAGCTAAATTAGATGTGATTGCAGAAGGTAGAGATTATATTGCTGATTTATCTAAAGTAAGTGACTTAACAATTACAGCTGAAGTTGATGATAGACCAGATAAAGCTTCAACAGCAATCACTAATCAGGTAGAGATTATCCTACCACTAAAAGATTTAATTGATATTGATAAAGAGGTGGCAAGATTAGAGGAAGAAATTGAAGATGTAGAGTATGAGATAGAACGGGCCAAAGGAAAGTTAGCTAATGAAGGATTTGTTAATAATGCACCGGATCATTTGGTAGAAGAAGAGAGAGAGAAAAAGAAAGAATATACTGCTAAAAAAGAACAATTACAAGAGCGATTAGCAGAATTAAAAGGATAG
- a CDS encoding CPBP family intramembrane glutamic endopeptidase has product MKLKKKISLQQLGYVIVFINLLWIIVFRTNLVNFWSRLSLVAIIQLVIASRYKKFDFDLQVSDLIVGVVSAGILYILFWLGNQIGQLLMPHTIIKIATVYQYRQELNLALVGLLLVIVIGPAEEIFWRGFLQRTLSINFGDKLGYLFASLLYAALHLWTGNIVLIIAALLAGLFWGWLIVENYSLMSVIISHSVWDLLVFVIFPFQI; this is encoded by the coding sequence ATGAAGCTGAAGAAAAAGATCTCTTTGCAACAGTTAGGTTATGTAATAGTATTTATCAATTTATTATGGATCATAGTTTTTAGAACTAATCTTGTAAACTTTTGGTCGAGGTTAAGTCTAGTAGCAATTATTCAACTGGTAATTGCTAGCAGGTATAAGAAATTTGATTTTGATTTACAAGTAAGTGATTTAATTGTTGGAGTGGTATCAGCTGGGATATTATATATCCTGTTTTGGTTAGGAAATCAAATAGGTCAGCTCTTGATGCCTCATACTATAATAAAGATAGCTACAGTGTATCAGTATCGCCAAGAGTTAAATTTAGCTTTGGTTGGTTTATTATTGGTAATTGTTATTGGCCCTGCTGAAGAGATTTTTTGGAGAGGATTTCTTCAACGGACTTTAAGTATCAACTTTGGAGATAAGCTAGGTTATCTCTTTGCTTCTTTACTTTATGCAGCACTTCATTTATGGACGGGAAATATTGTGTTAATTATAGCTGCATTGCTAGCAGGATTGTTTTGGGGCTGGTTAATTGTAGAGAATTATAGTTTGATGTCAGTTATTATTTCTCATTCTGTATGGGATTTATTAGTCTTTGTTATTTTTCCTTTTCAGATATAA
- the menA gene encoding 1,4-dihydroxy-2-naphthoate octaprenyltransferase, which produces MFPLKIWIKAFRPLFFTASLLPVFLGTGLAIKQGQFDIGLFILTICGIVLLHGGSNLLNDYYDYKSKVDTKDSYGSSGILVAGLIPASQIKTVGLICFGLALPIIFYLSYLRGALVVILSIIGILGGCFYTAKPINYKYYALGVPMVFLLFGPLIVIGSYYVQTASYNHQVLLISIPLGLLVSAILQGNDFRDIEHDSNVEIKTLAILLGRELAAKLYLGLVSLAYLILVWLVLKGVITKWALISLITLPYAFNNMSLVRRATVNSKLNVQQIDLQTAQLHFKFGALLTLAIISANFLG; this is translated from the coding sequence ATGTTTCCACTTAAAATATGGATTAAGGCTTTTCGTCCTTTATTTTTTACTGCTTCTTTGCTACCGGTTTTTTTGGGAACGGGATTAGCAATTAAACAGGGCCAATTTGATATAGGCTTGTTTATATTGACTATTTGTGGGATAGTATTATTACATGGTGGGTCTAATTTATTAAATGATTACTATGATTATAAATCTAAAGTTGATACTAAAGATTCTTACGGTTCTAGTGGTATTTTGGTAGCCGGTTTGATTCCTGCTAGTCAGATTAAAACTGTAGGATTAATCTGCTTTGGATTAGCACTGCCAATTATTTTTTATTTATCTTATTTACGGGGGGCTCTAGTAGTCATTTTATCTATAATTGGTATCTTAGGAGGTTGTTTTTATACTGCTAAGCCAATTAACTATAAATATTATGCTTTAGGGGTTCCTATGGTTTTTCTTTTATTTGGCCCGTTGATAGTAATTGGTTCTTATTATGTACAAACAGCTAGCTATAACCATCAAGTTTTATTAATCTCTATTCCCTTAGGATTATTAGTTAGTGCTATTTTACAAGGGAACGACTTTCGTGATATTGAACATGATTCTAATGTTGAAATTAAGACTTTGGCAATTTTATTAGGAAGAGAATTAGCAGCTAAGTTATATTTAGGGTTAGTTTCCTTAGCCTATTTAATATTAGTCTGGTTGGTATTAAAAGGAGTTATTACTAAGTGGGCTTTAATTTCTTTGATAACCTTGCCGTATGCCTTTAATAATATGTCTTTAGTTAGAAGAGCTACAGTTAATTCTAAATTAAATGTACAACAGATTGATCTTCAAACAGCTCAATTACATTTTAAATTTGGGGCTTTGTTAACTTTAGCAATAATAAGTGCTAACTTTTTAGGGTAG